ttcttggacggagggagtattacttaaGACAGATGTACCGTGCATTTGGATGTAGGATGCACATTAGTCTCTAATTAAAAATTAGTTAAGATGGATCTACCGTGCATCTGGATGTACTGAAAGTGTGCCTATTTCATAATGCTCTCTGTGATCTCGGTTCACCATTTTATTGACTCCCGTTTGCAGGCGACCTTCGAAGACGGGATGATGGACGAGGCGGTGGCTCGGAAACACAGCACGACGAGGGAGCAGTGGAATTGGGGAATTATGCGGGCGCGTATAGGATCATACTGACTCATTTCAGCCAGAGATACCCGAAGATCCCGGTGTTCTATGAAGCGTATATGCACAAAACGTGCATCGTGTTCGACATGATGAGTGCTGCCATATCTCAAAGTTTTGTTTAGAGGTGAAATGACTGTTGATGACTCTGAAGATGTGAAAGCTTATATACTGCACTTGTTGCTtacttttgatatttttttatttaatgaagccacttttttttcatttcactttGCTATCTTTACCTCTTTCATTTGTGcatgataaggctcgtttcatacATTGGTTTTGAgttaaattatgtgtttttggAACACTAATGAATGTTTTAAGTTCAGGTGCGTAATAAATCTGTTGGACCCAAGAGTTTGTGTTAATTGACCTGGCAGTTGCAAAAGAGATGAATTTTATAGTGAAACATCAGAAGTCATCACTCGGACCTAGGAGAATCAGGAAGTTGGCAATAGGAGCAGAATGGAGCAAAGAGTAGACTTTAAAAGATCCTATTCAGGGGCACAAGCGTCAATTCACCAAGAAAATgtcctagggatcagagccttACCTATATAAAGAGCTCAACATTGAGGAAGGGGAAAAGCTTTTAGATCACTTTTTAGGGAGGCTCCTAGCTCACTCACTTAGCTCCACACTTCAGAAACACATTTTAGTTGTTGCGCACTTGGATATGGGGTGATTTCCGGCTACCGTGGTGGTTTTCGTTCATTTGTTgttgtgtaacaccgtcctatgtgggaagaaacaatatttacattttgtCTTGAATCAGTTTCTGTTTTCTTAAgtacttatcatttttttagcTTAAGTAATTTCTGTTCTGACTTGGATTTGTTGGAATCAAGCTTAGTATTATATTATGGAAGTTTCTGTTGGTTTTTGTTGGATCTCGTGAAGTTGATGTTTGATTGCTGCTTTTCTATTTCGTATTTGTTGTTTGTTGGATAGTTGTTGGATGTTCAGAGACGTTGGGATTTTTGTGAATCGTGGTGGATCTAGAGTTGCTGTTTAAATTCTGCATGATTGTGGTTGTTTACTGTTTGTTCTCGCATCTGCTAGACCCAGAAGTTTAGATATGTCGAGTTTAGTCTTAAGTTTCTTGtttaatttcatatttggaTTTTGCTTTGTTTTCATTCATGATGGTTGATGCTCTGTTTCACTCTGTTATTCCCGTTTTGTTCATGAAGAAGACGAAGTTTGTTAGTAGTTAGGATCAGATCTGCTCATGTTTGTGCTTTCTGCTTGTCTTTTATGTTTTTCTGCAGCTTTTCCTGAACCTGGTCATTTAGGGAAATTTGGTCCCCACTTTCTGTCCTAGTTTGTTTGGTCATTTTAGGAAAGTCAGTTTAGTCTCAGTTTGTTTGAATTGCTCCTTAAGTTAATTTTCGCATTCTGAGTCATGCATGTGCCATACGAGCCCGTTTCCTGGACCCAATAGATATAGTAATCTAGCTTTAATTTCCCAAGTCTAGTAGTTTAAAATACTCGATccacttgttgcgtggcagcagtcaAACCCTCCCAAAACATCTTGAATGCAATTTCGTAGCGCATCCGTCCTCGCGGGATCGATCatttacttccctatactagccaatagtatattgggttgaggttttgaagcgaAAAAAGCATATCCAACGACCATTTCTGATAGATTCATGATGTCCTAGACCTGTGATCTAGTGAATTCTCTGGACGGGATCGATCCTTTACTtctctatactagccaatagtatattgggttgaggttttgaagcggaTAAAGTGTATCCAATGACCATTTCTGACAGattcatgatctcctagacctatGATCTAGTGAATCCTCCAGACCTATTGGATTGAGAATTTCACTCTTTCTAGCTACTTCAGTGCAATATGTAAATACaggtttttaaaaaattgattttgaagccgttattatttataatatgtaaTTGATTCGGCCATAATCTCATTAAAGGAATACAAACTttacatttataaatataattaaaaccACCCTTTAATAAACAAGAAGCTGGAATAGCTTAGTTAGAGCTTGTGACTGAGATTCAAGCCTTCCATCTAGCGTCtttgaattatatttttttcaatttttataagtataatttttaaaactatTTATGATTTAGCGATAACTTAATCATACAGATATAAGTTTAGGGTTTTATCCATAAATAATAATTGTGGTCGATTTTGTTGCACACCTTAGGAGTATGTGTGTTTGTTGTATGCATTGACAATTTTGTATTCTTCGAAGTTCTTAATGTTGAGCTCTAGGATTTCGGAGATGCTGAGTTTCAATGAAGTTGATATATTTTacaaatctgaaaaaaaaaaatcagataatTTCCCTAAAGTACCTAATATAAATAAGAGTGAATGCTATACTGTCTTATTGTTTTATAATATGAAAATGTCTTAATCTCAAAACAATACATAATCAAAGTCTAGTGTTtggaattttttgttttttattgccaaaagaaaatatattcatGTCTGGATTTTAAAAGATGTTAAATATGTAAATTGGAACAAATGACCAAATTATTAACGGTCGACAAAACTATTAGGCTACCTGAAATTCACTGTCAAATTCAAAtcacttttcttcttttttgttgGTAGAAAGATACTACTGCAAGTTAAGAGTGATATTATACATAGAGATAATTTGCAAATGCAGTATGATACGGAAAACTTTTCCGACCTGCCGGATTCGAACCGGCAACCCAAGGATGTGGCAACATCAGGTGGCAAGTCCTGATGCGGCGATTCATTCCTCACTCTCCCAGTTGAGCTAAGGTCGGGCACAAGTCATCGATGAATCAAATTTCTCCATTTTATGATTAGTCCAACTATCATCTCTTGTAAACTGACTCTATTGAGGGTGGTGGTGATTTATGTTCTTTGacaaaatatagtactagtatgtaTTTTCATAGTCAAGTTTTGAAGCATTTGATGGACAGCCCTGTAGATCAATTCATAATTACTATTTGTTGATGAATATACAAACTTATTCATCCAAGATTTGAATTAATGGTTGCACACTCAGATTTACTGAATGAAGAAACACAAACAATCAGtatgacaaaaaacaaaagaaattgtTGGCCTAAgataatttttttctaaaaccAATGTCTCATTCACTAAATTTAGTGCAACATTTATTCAAGTTACCTTGATATGGTTATTTAATAAAGAaagagaatgataaaaaaaacaattttaataCGTATGTAAGAAAAAGACAAATGATACTTATTCTTagaaaaacataaatattatactTACTCTTAGAAAAACATACTGTAAAACTACACACTTTGAGTGAATAGACGTATTAAGCCTCCTCAATGAAAATTTAGTGAAGCTACCCAATTATCCCTCATTGCTAAATTCTCATTGTGTTTTCATGAAAGTGGGTAGCATTTTTTATACGTTAAAAGAATGGATATTATTCTTCTTTGCTATAGTAAATTGAGTACTTTCTGAGATTATGTCGTAATCCAGCTACTTTGGCAATATTATTCACTATGGTTTTATAAATGTTTAtatcttaattaatttatttccaTAATTCCAACTATTTTGTTTTGTAGCCTATATCTCTCACACACCCTTCCAAAAGGAAGAAATAATCAAAGAGCTGTTTTTTGCTTCATGAAATGTAGATTAGTTACAAAATGAGCGCGTCTGAACGCAAAAGTAGAGATGATGGACAAAGATCATAACTCCAgatttcatataaaaaaaatgggttGAAATTAGTTAACAATACAATTTTTACTTGCTTAAATTATTATACTACTTTAGACCGCTTGTGTTTATCTTTGTTGGATAATAATGTGACCAAAGAGGTAAGAAACAATTGTAAAATCCATTCTCTTGAAAGAGCATGAAATAGGTTAAATACTAAACTAACCCAATAAACCAACGACGATATTTGATAACTCAAGTCTATTGAGGGGAAACTAATAGTTATTCTACGTATAGTGAGTTCTCTGTCACACTAAACATTACCCATCCCTCTTTCAAAGCAACTTGGAAACCtagacccaaaaaaaaaaaactaaacccTTAATTTAAAATGCATCATTTGGCATGTAAATTATCGTATAAAGTAGAAAGAGACGTACCAGCACGCCTTGACAAAAAATCTGCTAGAGTTGCGCATGTAAACGGACTACTTCATTCTCCCTGCGCATTACCAAACCGAAAATTTTAAAGGAAGAGTAATTGGGATTCGCACTCTCTTTAAATCAACCAAAATGCTACTGTCTATATTAGCCTCTAGGATCAAGATTCGCAACGAAAACATTATATTCAAAATTACCAAATGTGTCAATTCATCACAAGTAGCCTACGGTATGACTTGTGGTATCAGTTTCTTCATCTGTAACTCCGAGGGAAATGCCAAATTGAAGAGAGGCTGGACTCATGCAAATTTCAACTATCCATGGAAAAAAGGGAGTCACTAGTCATACAAGGATCTTGCACTTAGTGATTGAAATTCAGTGAGAAATGCTATGCAATAGATTGGTAGGGGAATAAGCTGATAAAACGCAAGACACAATTACTTTATTTATATGATTTCAGACTACCTTTTCTGTTTCAAAAGATCTATTAGAAATTTTGTTAGCATTATGTGGCACAACTGCCCATATAAAAAAGCAGAAActtctaccaaaaaaatgatgtgtattaagttatgGAATATTTGAAAATTTACCAGTATCTTTGTACAAGGCATTGGATCCCCAAAACTGTTCCggaaagaaatgaaaagaacAACAAAATTTCAGTTCTTGAGAGGAGAAACTCATCTGCAAGATATCTACAAGAATAATCACATGGGTTGAGTTGGTAGTGGTCATCATTTTTTACTACGACACATATGGAGACCTGGAACACGACTCAAGTAATCTTTGCTGACGCAGTTCATGACCTGAAAAGAGCGAATAAGTAGGATCAACCATCTAAATCCATGGAAGATACATGACCAGAAGTTGAccgtttttggttaattatatATCAGAATATCTCTGAAAAAATGGGATGGATGAAATAAGTTTAGTCTGTAGCTCCTCGAGAAAAAGAGGTCGGTGGGCTTATCTAAATTACAAACTGTTGCCCAATTTTACAATGCATGTTCCTTCCCAATTTGAACAACAAACAAATATTGCAGTTCGTGGATGATGATCCCTCATCACATGCAGGAAACAAGCCATCAAAGGTAAAGGAGCTGAACTACAACTTTGGTTCATTCTACCTGTGATGAATAAGGGCATGAGCAAAACTTTCACGAAGCAAATGCCACCACTAGTCACAGTTGTGATAGCCCCAGGTAAGAGAAGACTGTTAAAGTTATTCCAGTCATTGATGGTTACAACACACCAGTAAAATATTACTCCAGCATCAATTCAATGAGCCACGGCACCTACAAGATGAACCATTAGCAGGCCAGTTAGCAGAGATGCCATTGTAATACAGGTAAACAAATATTAGCAGCAGACATAGATCAGTTATTTAGAACAGAAAATACGGATTAGAGCTAATAGCACTTTAGAATCCAAAATAACACTATTTGCTAAAACCTAATTATGGAAGAGCTTTCAAGTTATTAGTTTATCAATGCATTCATACAAATAATCAAGTCTTATAAGTAAGGTGGTCTAGTTAGCAGAGAAGTGGATTCACTAAATCATCAGAACATCAAGAGATAATGACATTGCAACAGGATGGCATAATTCTAATACATCAAGGATTTCAACCTTGAGAACAATGATAAATTAAACAAGTCAAAAACATGCCTTCCCACCAAATAAGTAGCACCATCATAACAAGACACCTAATAACAAAACCTGTTTTTGAGAAGTtttcttataaattaaaatacagaaAACAGATCCGAACAAATATAAATACCATTCATTTTTATCTGGACATGTTAAAGCAAAGTTCAACTCCAAAGCCATGCTCATGATGCAAGTATTTGAGTGTGTATGGCAGAACTGTGTAAGGATAGAAGCCTATGAATACagtaattagtactccctccgtcccagttaaGATGACACCTTTCGTTTTTGGCAtgttttttgtaaaaatcataataaatagggAACAATTCTACTTTTGTTCTAGAgaattaatggaattccattttaatgaaggagattagatttattccgattgggggagtgacgcacaagggttatgcgtcgttattattgaacgacgcacaacccttatgcgtcgttggttaacgacgcataaggattatgcgtcgttcaaagacgtataagggttatgcgtcttaccctaatgacgcataacccttatgcgtcacactggtaagcattcccgcctgtcacccgggtgacccgggttcgatccccggcaacggcgcatttttttaagtgattagtatttgataaaaatgagttattctaaacatttgtttttggcaaatagatattactcttataaaagaattaattaaagaagttCAGAATAAATGCCCAATCTAATTGGTCCCCCAAAACGAATACATGTACAttgacaaattaatttatatttctaTTATCTATGACcactgtttattttattttatatattaagtttattTTTGAATATCTTAAAAATTACTATTGTTTATGCCGTTAATGgtataataacataaaaatcaaaactttattCACTTATAGATTACGCTTATATAAAATACATGGcataatattatatactattaattaaataatccaaGTCTTTAtgttataagaaaataaaataatgcttattataaaataatttccaaaagTCCTTGCTGTAATATTGATTAATGAATGTTCTACCCActattataagaaaataaaataatgcttaTTATAATAGCGGTGACTATACtctaataaataatagtaataataatagtaaaaatgcgccgttgccagggatcgaacccgggtcacccgggtgacaggcgggaatgcttaccagtgtgacgcataagggttatgcgtcattagggtaagacgcataatgcttatgcgtctttgaacgacgcacaaccctaacgacgcataagggttgtgcgtcgttcaataataacgacgcataacccttgtgcgtcactcccccaatcggaataaatctaatctacttcattaaaatggaattccattaattcTCTAGAACAAAAGTAGAATTGTtcctaataaatagttaaagtggagggaaagtaaattaagagagagaataatatggaagagactctcttttacattattttctctattattttacttttttctccacttgaactatttattatgatttttccaAAACACTTTTGAAAAACAAAAGGGGTCATCTTAAATGGGACAGGGGGTACTAATGTGTATTCTATCTTACCTTTTAGAACCACAGTTGCAAGGTATCTTTTTCTCTTCTAATGGAAACTTGTAATTGTATGTGAGTTCTTCCCCAGCAGTGATATGACGCTTCGAGTATATAAAGATCTTTTTCTGCCCCTCCACACTTATGACCTTTGTATAGCAATTAGGCTGAGATCAACAAAATACCATTGCTGTCACATTTAGGGTGACTCCATCACACTAGTGACTCAATGCAACATATTTATAACCTTTAGCAATAGTTACCTCACAAGAATGGTTTATAAATCTAGCAATCCCTCCACGTTTGGTGGCATCAACCTGCAAGTAAAATGCATCTAGTGATGTTTCTCTCTGTGACTTCTCATCTCACCATACTGGGACACTAGTATCATGCCATTCTTCTAACACATTTCATATGTAGAGATTGAGACTGAGCAATTAACCAGTGCAGGTAAGAAGGAAAACTAGCAAACATTGAAAGGAACTAAATGAACAACGAAGGAGAACCTCTAACAGATCAATTCACCATAACATGAAATGAGGGAGCATGAATATGAATTATGAAAGGGCAAAACTGGACAAGGTAATATGACAATCTCAGAAATCAATATGGCAATGGCATGAAGTATAGTTACATTAGAGAATAAACTAATGAAGTGTATTGTCAAAAATCTATGATATAGGATGAAGCGCATGACCAAAGAACCATAATTAGCACATATGCCATCAAATGTTTATCTCAATTATGATGTTAAGCTGAGCAAATCAGATATTAATATGTAACTTACCACATATCCATCATCTAATCTGAAAAGATAACTGCTCCCAATTCCCATCTTTTCATATTGGCGCTCTCGTATGTCAGATATCTAGAGAGTCAAGTAAGAGTAAGGTGTTAATACAAAGAAAAAATACACTTGGACAGTTGGACTGAAATGACAGCGACAGATTCCAGAgacattttatattttccacATTCTAATGGTGCCGTAGTGCACTtttaacatcccaaactttggACTTAGGTTGAAAACTAATCACAGTAGTAAGTGTTCTCGTCAGTGATACAAACAACTCAAAGAAAAAGCTAATTTCCAAATAAATTCAAGATCTGTCTTTAAGTTGCTTACATCTTCATGAACCTTTACCATAATATgtaacttaaaggaagaaatATTGAAATGCCCATTAACAAGAGGAAAGTGGAAATCTTACACTACGGCGAATAAGTTCTCCAACATATTCAATAACAAAGTCCTCTGCCTCAATTGGCTCCAGTGCAACAAGGCCCCAGTCATGTATCCTACTTCGTTGGAAACGTAACCGTTTCTTCCTCGCCTGGGCACAGGAAAAtcattaattattgatttatacAAGGGCACAGGAAATACCACAAAGATTTATGCTCGAATTACCTTCAACTGTGTTGCTTTAAGAAGATCAGCACCCTCTGCAGCAGCAAGAAGGTTACGCAACTTGGCCCTGTTTGTTCTTGCAGAAAGTCCCTTAACACTGGATGAATGATTTCCATTACATTCAGAACTAATATAGAGAGAACGGATATGATTTCCTCTTACACGAGCCCTTTCAGCTGAACTAGCCTCAGAAGCCCACTTACGCCATTCCCACCCATTTATGGATGTCCGTGCACAGCCATCAGACTGTGGACAAGGTCTCGGCATCCTAGTCTTAATTTTCGTAGTCTGGTGGCCGTCAATTTGTTTAGGCACAGCTTCTTTTGGAGTGCCATTTGCCAGTTTCTGGACCTTACCAGGTCGAGACTGTTGTGAATGATTATTCAGACTCTTCCTTTTAAGTTTTGAGAGCTTATTTGCTGCATGGAAGAACCAAAGTCAGATTACTTATAGCACAAACGTTTTAATAATGGATTTCTGCTCAACaacttgatttaattttatagatcagaaatttggagaaaataaagaaatctAACAGGATTGAGTTATGAGACCGACATTTTGGTACTTTTGAGGCACTTGTAATCTGCTCAAGGTTATAGTGGACCTTAGTAGAAAGGGATGGATTCTCTGTCTTATTGCCTGAAAGATCTTCAAACAAATAATTTTGTAAGCATTCATGAAGAGATCATCAAACACCTTTAGCACCAGCTCTAAGACTTGTGAATAAATATAGTAGGATACCTTGAAGGGGAGAAATAACTTTATCGGACGCCTGTCTGCGAATATGACGGGCTGATCCCTTTACCCGACGTATACTAACAGTAGTGTCAGGTTTTGAGACCTTTTTCCCTAAATGAGGAACAGCAGTGTCAGGTTTTGAGGCCTTTTTCTCTAAATTGGGAACAATAGTGTCAACTTGTGCAGCCTGAACTACTTTTTTATGTGTGCAACTTTTCTTTGACTTTTTCGTCGGTGCTAGTTTTGGATGACGATCTTCTCCCTTAATCAGAGCCTTGAAAAATGGTTCCGACTTTTTACAACCCAATTTACTCCTCCGAGAATATACATATTTTCCAGTCAGTAAAGTTGCTTCAGAGAATCTCCCAGCACCATAAGATTTTTCTATATCCATGCAATCTGCAGATCCCTGATAGAGCAAAATAAATACATTAAGCAAACAGATTTACCTGTTCAATTAACTTAAGAATTTAATAATCTGGAACTGTGAAACTTACATTTTTTCCTAATTCATGACTCCTCAAAGAACATGCCACTGTTATAGCTTTTTCAATGAAATCATTAGAATATAAAGGTCTCCATGTTCTCATGACAGAGTCATATATTTTCAACCGGCTTATCATCAGTGCTACCTGCAAAGAGGTTCTCCTTGTGTGCTCATCTACTTTTGACGCCTTTACTTGAGTTATTGGTGATAAAGCACAATGTTCAGTCAATTCCTCTGATTTAGGTGGCCGCAATTCATCACTAACTGCTACATTGCTAGCATTTTCGAGATGTACAGGCAAATTCTGAAATTGCTCCCTGGAAATGTCTGGTGGACCATTTATCACTCTATCTTCTTCAGATAGACATGGGCACAATTCATCTACTTCAATATTAGTTGGATCATCTGAATGTATAAGCAGTTTCTGAAATGCAACCTTGGGCACATTTTCCATGATAACCTCATGACTGAGAGCAACAGTTTGATGCAATGGATGCTTTATACTTTGAGCTGAACCTAGGTGGTCATCTGACCATGTAGGTGACGAGCAGAAAGCAACCTGCCAGGATTTGgttatacaaattaaaatatgattatatAGTACATACATATCAAGAAAGAACAAAAACAAAGCACCATGAGAAtgttttttctaaaaaatttgTGGCGAGACAATTGTATGCGCGCACATGCACGTATGTGTGACTCAGAGGACAGtgcttcaaaaaaaattacctCATTAATTGGACTATTCTGAGGAAAATCAATTACTTTTTTCACTTCCTCATCCACGAGTCTTTCAAAGTGATGTTCTAATGACAACTTTGAGGAAGAGTGAAGATCATTCATTACGTATTCCAAGATGGCTCCCATTTCATCATAAGAAGTATTATGGCTTGACAGAATCTTATTAGAAGATTCCTCTCTTTCAGAATGCTGAGAAACTGATGGTGATTTTGCTTCTATATCCACGGAAATTCTTTCTGGTCCAAAACCTGGAGGGCAATCTACCTCAGAGCTAGAGGAGTCCTGTTTGTGTACTAGCCGtcagaaaataaatcaaattttagaaaaatacaTATTACAAGGACTAAAACAAAAGACgtgaaaaatatcaatacataCAGAGTCAGCTGGTAGCTTCTCAATTGGCTGGGAGCATTCTTTGTGAAAGCGTTGTCTAGCAACATAACCAGGATCATACCAGCGCCTTTTCTTTCGCCAAGAAGATGTATAGTCAGCTACAGGATCATAACAGATGGCATTCCACATGACTTCCAAGCAAGAATAAAAAAGCGTCCTGCTAACAACTGTATGTGCAGCACAAAAGTTTTCGAAACTTCCAGTTGATTTCATGCTAGGAGGAGGTTTCATGGTGTCACCACCATAACATCTTTCACTATCAACAGTATGCTCTACTTCTACTTCATCCCAAATGGCATGGTCCTTCTCGACAGGGTTTTCAGGCTGCCACTCATTTTTCTTTGGCATGTGAGTATCTAACACTCTTCCATCTGAAGAAACAGATTTCACAGATTCAATGACTGGTACAATCTTAGGATTCTTCTGAGTTCTCTTCATGGCAATAGAATCAGAAACTACGGACATAACTATCTCATCAAGTAAAACTTTGCGGGCTGTTTTCATAATTCCTGAGTGAAGCTGCGAACAAACTTCATCAGAAATCTCAGACACCAAGTTCAGTGCTAAGCCAGTTCCTTCATCATTATCATCATACGTGGTGACAGCTCCAATCCTAGCTTTTCTCCAAGTGTTCAGCAGTGTTGCCAAATTCAAGGGTTTAACTTTATTTTCAGTATGATACACCTGCAAACGCATACCATGAGAGTGACAAAAAAATTGATGACACAGCAGCTAAGATTACTCATAAAAAAAGGAAAGCGGCAAATACACATTTGAggatacatatatatatatatatatatataataatcagTGTTATTCCTGGTCCAAAATATATTGGCCGCTTTCCTCCCTAATACTCTTTTTCCATATTAATTCCCTTTTCTGTCCTAAAAAACATATTCCACTGTTCTTTTTTACCATCCCAAAATATAGTCCACTTACCTCAAATTAAGTGTTAATTTTCCACAATATAACCCTATTTAATGTGCTTTGAAATGAACTATTTTTCATTTCGGATGAGTAAATAAGATTATAATAGGACGTTCTTATGTATGTATACTGGCACCAGGAGTAACTACAAATTATTCCAACATGAAGATCGTAGTTAGTTACCATCACAGAATCGCGCATATATCCATACTCACGCCAGGAATAAAGCTCATTAAGCGAGTGTGGTCCCTGTCTTTTACCCTCACCATCCTCAAACAGCCAAG
This sequence is a window from Salvia splendens isolate huo1 chromosome 14, SspV2, whole genome shotgun sequence. Protein-coding genes within it:
- the LOC121763789 gene encoding histone-lysine N-methyltransferase ATXR7-like isoform X3, producing the protein MSSELNSNGDSAQVSGVHDAAAAFVSGWMYVNQNGQMCGPYIQQQLYEGINSGFLPGELPVYPIVNGNLLNAVPLSYFNQFPDHVATGFVYLNAKESTNDAHSSIPSNSDADESFPLTGDDESSWLFEDGEGKRQGPHSLNELYSWREYGYMRDSVMVYHTENKVKPLNLATLLNTWRKARIGAVTTYDDNDEGTGLALNLVSEISDEVCSQLHSGIMKTARKVLLDEIVMSVVSDSIAMKRTQKNPKIVPVIESVKSVSSDGRVLDTHMPKKNEWQPENPVEKDHAIWDEVEVEHTVDSERCYGGDTMKPPPSMKSTGSFENFCAAHTVVSRTLFYSCLEVMWNAICYDPVADYTSSWRKKRRWYDPGYVARQRFHKECSQPIEKLPADSDSSSSEVDCPPGFGPERISVDIEAKSPSVSQHSEREESSNKILSSHNTSYDEMGAILEYVMNDLHSSSKLSLEHHFERLVDEEVKKVIDFPQNSPINEVAFCSSPTWSDDHLGSAQSIKHPLHQTVALSHEVIMENVPKVAFQKLLIHSDDPTNIEVDELCPCLSEEDRVINGPPDISREQFQNLPVHLENASNVAVSDELRPPKSEELTEHCALSPITQVKASKVDEHTRRTSLQVALMISRLKIYDSVMRTWRPLYSNDFIEKAITVACSLRSHELGKNGSADCMDIEKSYGAGRFSEATLLTGKYVYSRRSKLGCKKSEPFFKALIKGEDRHPKLAPTKKSKKSCTHKKVVQAAQVDTIVPNLEKKASKPDTAVPHLGKKVSKPDTTVSIRRVKGSARHIRRQASDKVISPLQDLSGNKTENPSLSTKVHYNLEQITSASKVPKSNKLSKLKRKSLNNHSQQSRPGKVQKLANGTPKEAVPKQIDGHQTTKIKTRMPRPCPQSDGCARTSINGWEWRKWASEASSAERARVRGNHIRSLYISSECNGNHSSSVKGLSARTNRAKLRNLLAAAEGADLLKATQLKARKKRLRFQRSRIHDWGLVALEPIEAEDFVIEYVGELIRRSVDATKRGGIARFINHSCEPNCYTKVISVEGQKKIFIYSKRHITAGEELTYNYKFPLEEKKIPCNCGSKRCRGSLN
- the LOC121763789 gene encoding histone-lysine N-methyltransferase ATXR7-like isoform X6, with amino-acid sequence MRDSVMVYHTENKVKPLNLATLLNTWRKARIGAVTTYDDNDEGTGLALNLVSEISDEVCSQLHSGIMKTARKVLLDEIVMSVVSDSIAMKRTQKNPKIVPVIESVKSVSSDGRVLDTHMPKKNEWQPENPVEKDHAIWDEVEVEHTVDSERCYGGDTMKPPPSMKSTGSFENFCAAHTVVSRTLFYSCLEVMWNAICYDPVADYTSSWRKKRRWYDPGYVARQRFHKECSQPIEKLPADSDSSSSEVDCPPGFGPERISVDIEAKSPSVSQHSEREESSNKILSSHNTSYDEMGAILEYVMNDLHSSSKLSLEHHFERLVDEEVKKVIDFPQNSPINEVAFCSSPTWSDDHLGSAQSIKHPLHQTVALSHEVIMENVPKVAFQKLLIHSDDPTNIEVDELCPCLSEEDRVINGPPDISREQFQNLPVHLENASNVAVSDELRPPKSEELTEHCALSPITQVKASKVDEHTRRTSLQVALMISRLKIYDSVMRTWRPLYSNDFIEKAITVACSLRSHELGKNGSADCMDIEKSYGAGRFSEATLLTGKYVYSRRSKLGCKKSEPFFKALIKGEDRHPKLAPTKKSKKSCTHKKVVQAAQVDTIVPNLEKKASKPDTAVPHLGKKVSKPDTTVSIRRVKGSARHIRRQASDKVISPLQDLSGNKTENPSLSTKVHYNLEQITSASKVPKSNKLSKLKRKSLNNHSQQSRPGKVQKLANGTPKEAVPKQIDGHQTTKIKTRMPRPCPQSDGCARTSINGWEWRKWASEASSAERARVRGNHIRSLYISSECNGNHSSSVKGLSARTNRAKLRNLLAAAEGADLLKATQLKARKKRLRFQRSRIHDWGLVALEPIEAEDFVIEYVGELIRRSISDIRERQYEKMGIGSSYLFRLDDGYVVDATKRGGIARFINHSCEPNCYTKVISVEGQKKIFIYSKRHITAGEELTYNYKFPLEEKKIPCNCGSKRCRGSLN